In the Populus trichocarpa isolate Nisqually-1 chromosome 1, P.trichocarpa_v4.1, whole genome shotgun sequence genome, one interval contains:
- the LOC7491459 gene encoding DNA replication licensing factor MCM6, translated as MDAFGRYFVDEKAVRVENIFLDFLKSFRLDGQNRNIGEPYYDAEIEAMKANESTTMFIDFSHVMLFNDVLQKAIADEYFRFEPYLKNACKRFVMELSSTFISDDNPNKDINVAFFNIPFSMRLRELTTAEIGKLVSVTGVVTRTSEVRPELLQGTFRCLECGGVVKNVEQQFKYTEPTICANATCSNKMRWALLRQESKFADWQRVRMQETSKEIPAGSLPRSLDVIVRHDIVEKARAGDTVIFTGTVVVVPDILALASPGERAECRRESSQLKNSAVGGEGVRGLRALGVRDLSYRLAFIANSVQVCDGRRDTDIRNRKKAVDEDDNQEFTTEELDEIQRMRNTPDFFNKIVDSIAPTVFGHQDIKRAILLMLLGGVHKFTHEGINLRGDINVCIVGDPSCAKSQFLKYASGIVPRSVYTSGKSSSAAGLTASVAKEPETGEFCIEAGALMLADNGICCIDEFDKMDIRDQVAIHEAMEQQTISITKAGIQATLNARTSILAAANPAGGRYDKSKPLKYNVALPPAILSRFDLVYVMIDDPDDQTDYHIAHHIVRVHQKREEALSPAFTTAQIKRYITYAKTLKPKLNSEARKLLVDSYVALRKGDTTPGSRVAYRMTVRQLEALIRLSEAIARSHLETQVQPRHVRVAVKLLKTSIISVESSEIDLSEFQEAYGDGGDGGNDGPSQGDAQPSNADANPVSENTENGAASASRQGKKLVISEEYFQRVTQALVMRLRQHEEAVMRDGTGLAGMRQGELIRWYVDQQNQKNSYSSLEEAKNEASKIKAIIESLIRREGFLIVVDDGSRPEAEGDGARQSSSRDDRILVVAPNYLVE; from the exons GTTTGAGCCGTATTTGAAGAATGCGTGTAAGAGGTTTGTGATGGAGCTGAGCTCAACGTTTATATCTGATGATAATCCTAACAAGGACATCAATGTTGCTTTCTTTAATATCCCTTTTTCCATGAG ATTGAGAGAGCTAACAACAGCGGAAATTGGGAAACTTGTGTCAGTAACCGGAGTGGTGACTCGCACAAGTGAGGTAAGGCCGGAGCTTTTGCAAGGAACTTTTAGGTGTTTGGAATGTGGTGGTGTTGTCAAGAATGTTGAACAGCAATTCAAATATACTGAG CCAACAATTTGTGCCAATGCGACATGTTCCAATAAAATGAGATGGGCATTGCTTAGGCAAGAGAGCAAATTTGCTGACTGGCAGAGGGTGAGAATGCAGGAAACCTCTAAAGAGATTCCTGCCGGTTCCCTTCCCAGATCCTTGGATGTTATTGTTCGCCATGATATTGTTGAAAAGGCCAGAGCTGGTGACAC GGTCATTTTCACAGGCACTGTGGTTGTTGTACCTGATATATTGGCATTGGCATCCCCTGGAGAGAGAGCAGAATGCCGGCGGGAATCTTCTCAGCTTAAAAATTCTGCTGTTGGTGGTGAAGGTGTCAGAGGGCTCCGAGCATTGGGAGTGAGAGACCTCTCTTATCGCCTTGCATTTATAGCCAATTCAGTGCAG GTTTGTGATGGCAGAAGGGATACTGACATCAGGAATAGAAAAAAGgctgttgatgaagatgataaCCAGGAATTCACG ACAGAGGAGCTAGATGAAATCCAAAGAATGAGAAACACTCCTGATTTCTTCAATAAGATTGTTGATAGCATTGCTCCAACTGTTTTTGGTCACCAAGATATCAAACGTGCAATCCTGCTCATGCTCTTGGGTGGCGTTCACAAGTTCACTCATGAGGGTATTAACCTTAGGGGGGACATCAATGTTTGTATTGTTGGTGATCCCAGCTGTGCAAAGTCTCAGTTCCTCAA GTATGCTTCAGGTATAGTTCCAAGATCTGTCTACACATCTGGAAAATCATCATCTGCTGCTGGGCTGACAGCATCTGTGGCCAAAGAACCAGAAACTGGGGAATTTTGTATTGAG gcTGGTGCATTGATGCTTGCTGACAATGGCATTTGTTGCATTGATGAATTCGACAAGATGGATATTAGAGATCAG GTTGCAATTCATGAGGCCATGGAACAGCAGACAATAAGCATCACAAAAGCTGGGATACAAGCGACACTCAATGCTCGAACATCAATTCTAGCTGCAGCTAACCCCGCTGGAGGACGCTATGATAAATCTAAACCGCTCAAG TATAATGTGGCTCTCCCTCCTGCAATTCTTTCAAGGTTTGATCTGGTATATGTGATGATTGATGATCCAGATGATCAAACTGATTACCACATTGCGCACCACATCGTAAGAGTTCATCAAAAGCGTGAAGAAGCTCTTTCTCCTGCATTCACAACTGCTCAGATAAAACGATACATTACATATGCGAAAACCTTGAAACCAAAG CTTAATTCCGAAGCAAGAAAACTGTTGGTGGACTCTTATGTTGCTCTTCGCAAAGGTGATACAACTCCAGGGAGTAGAGTTGCTTATCGAATGACTGTTAGACAGCTGGAGGCACTGATCAGACTGTCTGAGGCCATTGCTCGAAGTCATTTGGAAACTCAG GTACAACCACGACATGTTCGTGTAGCAGTCAAATTGCTGAAAACATCCATAATCAG TGTGGAGTCAAGCGAGATTGATCTATCTGAGTTTCAAGAAGCATatggtgatggtggtgatggtggaaATGATGGTCCCAGTCAAGGTGATGCCCAGCCAAGCAATGCTGACGCTAACCCAGTTTCAGAAAACACAG AAAATGGAGCGGCTTCTGCTAGCCGACAGGGGAAAAAACTTGTAATAAGTGAAGAATACTTTCAGAGGGTTACACAAGCACTGGTCATGCGCCTTAGACAGCATGAAGAAGCTGTGATGCGAGATG GGACGGGGCTGGCTGGAATGAGGCAGGGAGAGTTGATAAGATGGTATGTGGATCaacaaaatcagaaaaataGCTACAGTTCCTTGGAGGAAGCAAAGAATGAAGCTTCCAAAATCAAAGCCATTATAGag AGTTTGATTCGGAGAGAAGGCTTTTTGATTGTGGTAGATGATGGCAGCCGACCAGAAGCAGAGGGTGATGGTGCTAGGCAGTCATCATCAAGAGATGACAGGATATTGGTTGTGGCTCCTAATTATTTGGTAGAATGA